The Toxorhynchites rutilus septentrionalis strain SRP chromosome 3, ASM2978413v1, whole genome shotgun sequence genome includes a region encoding these proteins:
- the LOC129776440 gene encoding uncharacterized protein LOC129776440 codes for MHSLIKLFVSITLVMFTQSELLEIRDLMNDPILLFKINDCKLRTGSIKIIHPINITNLENNVHLFSRLARQIDRDIPISNLILQKSKELVNNLYQLKPMKPRRTRRWDTLGAAWKWIAGSPDADDSINTTLNNLITQNNQQTIVNNIINNRIDEIMTTANRLVEQQSTENKILLEEMDAVMLLLYMDTTNTILEDLEDTILRTRIELANSKLLSLKEILTIETLLNEQGIETQFPEEALNYAQPKIATRGDLLLYILQVPKVKGNCDVIQIIPLTVQNTVITDPPQYVIRSGNDLFKTTNPSSIIQQDTFLEPLRDNCSAHIILGKESHCTATFDNSTRITLIAINKILVNNAKGSLMKSNCGPHNRTLDGNFLISFNNCSVQIDKRTFTSDELVSNTKELQGAFPSLAINWNILQQHDIPSIHNQTIHNRMSLEHVALKQFEHKNLLFAVFGGLSTSMIILIVITATCVFRKRVVIKIGKQESSQRD; via the coding sequence ATGCACTCACTGATAAAATTGTTTGTCTCCATAACGCTTGTAATGTTCACACAATCAGAGCTATTAGAAATACGCGATTTAATGAATGATCCGATATTATTGTTCAAAATAAACGATTGTAAATTACGAACAGGTTCTATCAAGATAATACATCCCATTAATATTACAAATCTCGAAAATAATGTCCACCTATTTTCTAGACTGGCTAGACAGATAGACAGAGATATTCCGATATCAAATCTCATACTCCAAAAAAGTAAAGAACTTGTCAACAACCTGTACCAGCTGAAGCCGATGAAACCCAGAAGAACCAGACGATGGGACACATTAGGAGCCGCCTGGAAGTGGATCGCCGGATCTCCCGACGCCGACGACTCAATCAATACCACGCTGAACAATCTAATTACTCAAAACAACCAACAAACAATAGTCAACAATATTATCAACAACAGAATCGACGAAATTATGACAACAGCTAACCGACTCGTCGAACAACAATCAACGGAAAACAAGATTCTACTTGAAGAAATGGACGCAGTAATGCTTCTCCTCTACATGGACACAACGAATACCATTTTAGAAGATTTGGAAGATACAATCCTTAGAACCCGGATAGAACTAGCAAACAGTAAGTTGCTCTCACTCAAAGAAATTCTCACTATAGAAACGCTACTCAACGAACAAGGAATAGAAACACAATTCCCTGAGGAAGCCCTCAATTATGCCCAACCCAAAATAGCAACAAGAGGTGACCTCCTATTATACATCCTGCAAGTTCCAAAAGTCAAAGGAAACTGCGATGTTATTCAAATCATCCCATTAACTGTCCAAAACACAGTGATTACAGATCCCCCTCAATACGTCATTCGGAGCGGGAACGATCTCTTCAAAACTACAAATCCAAGCAGCAtaattcaacaagatacattcctAGAACCATTAAGAGACAACTGCTCGGCTCACATTATTTTAGGAAAGGAAAGCCACTGCACAGCAACGTTTGATAATAGTACCAGAATCACATTGATAGCAATCAATAAGATATTGGTCAATAATGCGAAGGGGTCGCTCATGAAATCAAATTGCGGACCGCACAACCGTACACTTGACGGAAATTTTTTAATATCTTTCAACAATTGTAGCGTACAAATCGATAAACGGACCTTCACATCAGATGAATTGGTTAGTAACACAAAGGAACTCCAGGGAGCTTTCCCAAGCTTAGCCATCAATTGGAACATTTTACAACAACACGACATCCCGAGCATTCACAATCAAACCATACACAATAGAATGAGTCTGGAACACGTCGCGTTGAAACAATTCGAGCACAAGAACCTGCTATTTGCCGTATTCGGAGGCCTATCAACGTCAATGATCATTCTAATCGTCATAACAGCGACTTGCGTTTTTAGGAAGCGAGTAGTCATTAAGATTGGAAAACAAGAATCATCCCAAAGAGATTGA